TTATCAATGATGTGAGTTTTACCTTTGAACCAGGGGGGTTTTATGCCATCACCGGTCCCAACGGATCAGGCAAGACCACCCTGGCCAAATTGATCATGGGCATCAATGCACTCACAAGCGGAAAAATCATGTTTAACGGGACGGATATCAGCAGCCTTCCCATAAATGAACGGTCCAACGCCGGCATTGTTTATGGATTTCAACACCCGGCACGGTTCAAAGGGACAACCTTCCGGGACCTGTTATCCATTTCCCTGGGATCTGATGATGAAGAAAAACTGGTGAATATCATTTCCAGGGTCGGGGTCTGTTCCATGGATTTTTTAGACAAACCCGTGGACAGCAAACTGTCGGGCGGTGAGATCAAAAAAATCGAACTGGCCACCGTGATTGCCAGAAATCCAAAGGTGGCCATTTATGATGAACCGGACACCGGCATCGATCTTTGGACCATCGGTCCCATGGTGGACCTGCTCAAGCGCGAACAAAAAGAAAACAACACCACGACCATTGTGGTCAGTCACAATAAAACATTTTTAGAAGCTGCCGATACCCTGCTTTTGATCAAAAAAGGAAAGATCGCCTATACCGGAGATCTGGCAGGTGCCATGCCCATGCTGGAGGATTTAAGTGTCTGTACATTTGATGAATTATGCCAAGGAGAAAATGATGCTCAATGCTATCGATAAACAAGTGTTAAAAGAGGTTGCTGATCTGGAAGGTATCCCAAAAGGGGCCTACAATATCCGGAAAAACGGAAAACTGGAAGGCCGGGAGGTGTCCGCCAACATCAACATCGAAACCAATGAAAAAGGTGACGGCATTATCATTGATATCA
Above is a window of Desulfotignum balticum DSM 7044 DNA encoding:
- a CDS encoding ABC transporter ATP-binding protein is translated as MLQLQNVTFTVPALDTGEQKTPSGQTIINDVSFTFEPGGFYAITGPNGSGKTTLAKLIMGINALTSGKIMFNGTDISSLPINERSNAGIVYGFQHPARFKGTTFRDLLSISLGSDDEEKLVNIISRVGVCSMDFLDKPVDSKLSGGEIKKIELATVIARNPKVAIYDEPDTGIDLWTIGPMVDLLKREQKENNTTTIVVSHNKTFLEAADTLLLIKKGKIAYTGDLAGAMPMLEDLSVCTFDELCQGENDAQCYR